From a single Populus nigra chromosome 18, ddPopNigr1.1, whole genome shotgun sequence genomic region:
- the LOC133678254 gene encoding rhodanese-like domain-containing protein 14, chloroplastic translates to MAALPSISSHSSSSSLYPNYQSSPLIFSSKTTQDHCSPFFTIRSNGSLRGRLSSSTFPRGLKVLNAATKPAKSPAEEDWKTKREVLLKNKVRSVDVKEALRLQKENKFVILDVRPEAEFKEAHPSGAINVQVYRLIKEWTAWDIARRAAFAFFGIFAGTEENPEFMQTVESKINKNAKIIVACSAGGTMKPSQNLPEGQQSRSLIAAYLLVLNGYKNVFHLEGGLYTWFKEDLPAESEE, encoded by the exons ATGGCTGCACTTCCTTCAATCAGCTCACactcatcttcatcttctttgtATCCTAATTATCAATCATCACCACTAATTTTCTCTTCAAAGACTACACAGGACCATTGCTCACCCTTCTTCACTATCAGATCAAATGGATCTTTAAGGGGGAGATTATCCTCAAGCACATTTCCAAGAGGCCTAAAAGTCTTAAATGCAGCAACAAAACCTGCAAAATCACCAG CTGAGGAAGATTGGAAGACTAAGAGAGAAGTTCTTCTCAAGAATAAG GTCAGGAGTGTGGATGTGAAGGAAGCTCTGCGCCTTcagaaagaaaacaagtttgTGATTCTTGACGTGAGACCAGAAGCAGAATTCAAAGAG GCTCATCCATCAGGAGCTATCAATGTACAAGTATATAGGCTTATAAAGGAATGGACAGCATGGGACATTGCAAGGCGTGCTGCGTTTGCATTTTTTGGCATCTTTGCTGGCACAGAAGAAAATCCTGAGTTTATGCAGA CTGTGGAATCAAAGATCAATAAAAATGCAAAGATAATAGTGGCTTGCTCAGCTGGGGGTACAATGAAGCCATCCCAAAATCTTCCCGAAGGACAACAGTCAAG atCACTGATAGCAGCTTACCTATTAGTCCTAAACGGTTACAAGAATGTCTTCCACTTAGAAGGGGGTCTCTACACATGGTTCAAAGAGGATTTGCCAGCAGAGTCTGAAGAGTGA